The region ATAATCCTTACCGGATACATAAGTAGAAGTACCATCTGAAGATTTAACAATCAGTGTAGGCAGTAGTACCCCCTCAGCCTGCAAAGTTGCCAACTGGTTACTGACAACTACCGCTGCTGGAGCAACCGTTGTTTTGTGGATAGCCGGGTCAAGCACATTAACCAGAATCATGGGGGCTCTTTCGTACAAGGCAAAATGAGAATACACTAACTCGCTCAGCGTATATTTTGACCAGTCGTCACTATATCCCAGAGCTGCCACGGCTTCTGCGTAGTTATTCACAAGCACTGGAGTATTAACAGGTACAGCTGAAGTTGCCATATGGAGGGGAGCTGTACCCACCGCAAAGGGAATACCGCTTGTTGCTTTTGCGGGAGCCAGAACCGAAGTTGATTGTTCAATAATGCTTACACCATGTTTAAATGACATTGATTAGATCCCCTTTCCTAGAAGCCTTTGATAGACTGTATATTCTGCGGTTCCTGCTTGAAGAATTCGCTCCTGCACTGCGGTCATTTCCTCAACCGGAACAATCAGTTCAGCCACATCCGGCTGTTCAGCCATCAGGGGCGTTAAATAAGATGGAATGCCCGACCGGAATACGGTCGCTTGCAGCAGTTGGCCGCCACGCAAGTTAGGACCCAGATAAATTTGTATGGGCTCCTGCCCGGTTTGAGGTTGGTCATTATTTTCAATAGAATTCACAATACTACCTCCTGTCGAATTTGGGGCAATGCCCAGGTTGTTGTAAGTTCGCCCCTCCACACTGCTGAAGGGTGCTCTTCGTCAAGCTTCCATGTCCAATTGGCTTCCAAACTGAATTTCTGCTCAAGAACTCGTTGGCGCAATAGCAGGATACGTACCCGCTCCATCAGATTAAGCAGAACAATTAAGCCTGTATCATCTTCGGAGGAAGTTCCAAATTGAAGTTTAATTTGAATTTGCCCGTGACTAGAATCTCCCTCACCCTCAGTAGGCCGAAGCATAATTACCGGAGATACCGGATTTATGCTTGTATCCGTCGTAAGATATCCCAGCAGAACTGGGGGCACGGGCTGCGTATCATCAGCCAATTCCTTTTGCAGAAATTTCTGGATTGCCATAAGTAACAGCGTAATGGTCACTTTCGCCCTCCTTGTATTTAGAACTCATTTCTGAACCGTGCTGGTCGCACGTAACGGATTCATGATGATTAACCTCCCTTCTATTTATTAGGGGCTTTCACTAGACAAACCCATTATTTATATTTCGTGCAGCGTGCTTCATCTGAGAAGTGAACCAAATTCGTCCATTACGGAACTGATCTTTTTTTGCGCACGCTGGATATATTCACTTACGCTGCCTGCCGAAATCATGAGCATTCCAGCAATAGCCACATGCGAGAATCCTTCACCGTTAGCCAGCATATAACACTCCCGCTCCCTTCTGCTTAACAGCCCGAGAACATGTTCCAGTTGAAAGCGCTGATCCTCCGATATGCCCTCTGAAGGGATCGCCTTGAAACGGCCAGTGAAATTTTGCATACGAATAGGCTCTAAGAGAATTTCCCGCTCGTAACCCGCACGCCGTTCAATTCCCCGTTTATTCCCCGGCCGGCGACCACTGCTCAGCCACTCAATCACATACTTGCAGTCACTGACCATTCCGGCGATCACCTTCTTATCATCCGCGTCCGCACCTTTGTACAACTGTTCTACACCTTTTAATGATCTTTGGTATTCCGGAAGCATTCTTAGACCGTAATCAGAATGGAGTAATATCCTATCCTCCTGCTCAATCATGCTCATGTTGATTCCCCTCTCTCATAAAAATTCCGCAAATAAATACTCAATTTCGTATTTTTTATTTATATTATGCTCAATTTCGCATTATGTCAAGCATTTCATCCTCTTAAATACGAAAATGCATATTTACTTTTCCCTTCAATCTCTCTAAAATAAAAGAAGATAATACGAAGTAGCGTATATCGGTTATTATGAGGAGGACTGTGTGTGCAGCGGGCTGAAGTCTTAAAGCGATTAATTGAGGAAACCGGCCTGAACACCAAGGCTTTTTCAGAAAAGGCAGGAATTCCTTATACTACGCTGAGGTCCATTCTAATGCGGGGTGTCGGAGGAGCTTCTGTTGATAATGTTCTTAAGGTATGCCGTGCCTTAGGGATCACTACCGAAGAAATGGATCGTCTGGCCAATGGATCAACAGAAGGAGACTCTGCTTCACCAATGTCTGAGCTGTCTGAGTTCGAAGCTTTTTTAAACAATCCGGAGCATGGGCTATTTTTCAAGGATTATCTGGATGCACCGGATGAGCGTAAGCGGGAAATGTTAACCTTCTGGCAATTTATCAAAGACCAAGAAAAGAAAAAAGCCGACTCTTAGACACCAATTAAAAAGTAGAACACATCGTGGTTTCAGCCAACGGGCTGATTCCGCATATCCATATATACGAACATACATTCTATTTCGGAGGTATAATATGTTTATTCATTATACAAAAACACATTTGGAGCATTTCGTGGAGAACCTCTACATAACCCATTCGATTCTGCAACCGGAGGACATCACAATTCCTAAGTTATCAGAAGAGTTAGATGTGCTTGTTAATTATGCGTCGATTACAAGCCGTGCTTATGAGTCCTCATTAGGTGTACGTTATATACTTCTGGATAATCGGGATTCTCCTATGAAGCAGCGGTTTAATTTTCTGCATGAGCTATGCCATATCCTGAGACACGCCGGCAATCAGACGGTAATGCCTGTCCCCTTCATCAAAGCGCAGGAGGAGGATGCTGAGAAATTCGTTTTTTATGCCACCATGCCCTTTTTTATGCTCCGAACGTACAGTTTATCCGATGAATATTCTATTGCAGTTCAGCAGATTTCAGAGCTCTTTGGTGTACCCATAGATATGGCCAAAAGCCGGTTTGATCAAATCTTACGTCGGGAGTATGAGGGAGAAATGTGGCCTAAGAGGAGAAAAGAGCATCAGTATGCCTTTTATCAAGCTGAAGAGGAATGGTGCCAAGCTTCGGATCAACCAGCAGTCTTTGCCTATTATGATCCTCACAGCACTTTGGATGGCCCCGATCAGCTTATTGTCTTTCTTGATCAGCACACGTTATCTACAGGAACTGAATGGAGGATTCCTTTGGAGGAGAGATTTCAAGAAATTGAGCTGGATGTCCTGAGGAATTTAGAACTTGCGCCAGCCGCAAAGGGAGATCTGATCTGCTTCGATGGACAGCTTACCTTACAGCTTCACCAGCTTGTACACAGGTATGGTTCATCCAAACGAAACTTTGTACTCCAAATGAGAGATGTTGAACAGATCTTTGAAGCGGATCAGAGTACGGTGCGAAGATTTTTGTGAGCAGATATAAACAGTTTCTCCCCTGGTTAAATGTAATAATCTTCCACTGAAAAACCTGGCCGCTCCTCCGATGTAAATCAAAAAGCCCTAGATCACTGGGCTACCGACTGACAGAACATAAAAAAAGCTCCCAACCATAAAGGCCAGGAGCTTCCATTCCTTGAACAAGGAAATCTTAACGTTTCGAGAACTGTGGAGCGCGACGAGCAGCTTTGAGGCCGTATTTCTTACGTTCTTAAATAACGATTTACGATTAGTTCCGATTGCCGCATATAATAGGTAGTTTTTCGATTTTGATTTCGATTAATTCCGATTAGTTCAGATGCAAATATGGTCAGAATATGGTCACGGACTCAGGCTTAATATGCTGGGTCCTCCACTTTCAAAATGTCTCGGAACGGTATCTTCACAGTATCATTATAACCCTGTCTAATGTGAATTAACTGCTTGTCACCGTCCAGTTTTTCAACAGTTCCCTGAACAGCTCCTTGTCTGTAAACGAGTAAAATCAATGGCTTATCAGTCTGCTTTGCTTCCTGGAGTCTTTCAGCAATTTCCTGTTGAGTGAATTCATCCAGTTTAGGACGATCATCATTTTTTCGTTTGCTCGATGGCTTAGGTATGGCTGTCATTTTCATCATCCTCTCGAACGTTCGTTCTCATATTATATACGAATAAACGTTCTTATTTCAAGATAATAAAATCGAGTTAAGGAAAATTCCCCCTAAGTAAACACATAAGTAACGCGCGTAAATAACACGCATTTTCTTGTTGACGCGCATTATTTACGCGTGTTCTAATATAATAGAAGGGAGGGAGATAATGGGGAAGCAAAGAACATTACGACAAGTACTTAAGACCTTGAGGAAAGAAGGCTTCGCACCTTCAGCAAATCACGGTCATGGCGGCAGTCACCAGCGCTGGATACACAAGGAAGACCCTACCCGGTATGCGGACGTAAGCAGCCATAGCAGCGGGGACGTATTCGCCAAAGGTACTTTAAAGAGCATGGAACGGACTTCCGGGGTTGAGTTTTAACCCCGGAGTTTCCCCCTACCCCTCCCCACGAGTGAAAGATAAAATGAAGGAGTGTGAATTTGTTGAAAACACATTATGTCTATCCTATCGTTGTTGAGCGGACGGAATCAAATCTAAGCATGTACTTCCCCGACTTTCCAGGTACAGCAATAACAGCGGTCGAGTTGATAGAGGGATTAGGAAGGGCGAAAGAGATGTTGGCGTTCCGCGCGCAAGAACTGGAGGAAGCCGGGCACCCCCTCCCTACTCCCTCGGAGCCAGATCAAATCGAACTGGAGGATGAGAGTGACAAAATTGTTTTCGTTGAGGTGTATATGCCGCCCTACCGGGATGCCGCAGCCAACAAGGCCGTAACGAAAAACTGCACGCTTCCTAAGTGGCTGCGTGACGCTGCCGATGATGCTGGTCTAAATTTTTCTCAGGTTCTGCAAAACGGATTAAAGGACGCTCTGGGGATTGATAAGCAAGGTCGATTTTGAACATCTGCCCTGCTTCCTTATTAGGTCGCATTACCCTTAAACTATGTGAATAAAAAGAGCCGCGCGGGATCATTCCTGTGGCGGTTCTTTAACATGCTCTATTGCAGAAATTAAGGTAAGGCAAATTTTCCTGAGCAACATCTATTTCATAATATAACTTGCAATACGTACTAATACGTGTTATAATATTATTAGGAGGTGAGGGAAAGGATGAAGAGTTACTCTTCAAGAGAGGTGTTAAGGATACTGAACAAAAACGGATGGTACGAAGTACACTCCGTGGGCGATCACTTCCAATACAAACACCCGACCATCAAGGGCAAGGTTACCATAACCCACCCGGTCAAAGATGTTGCAATACATATCCTAAAGGATATAGAGAAAAAGACGGGGCTGAAATTCTAGCCCCTCCCTTTTTCACTTTTAATAAATAGATATATAATGATTTTGATTTTTAAAAATCAATAAGGAAGGTGTAAACATTGAAGAAAAGCTATACGTATCCTGCAGTCTTGAACTTTACCGATAATCACATTGAAGTTTCCTTCCCTGATCTGGAGGAAGCCCTCTCCCAGGCCGATAATGTAGAGCAAGCCGTTAGACGCGCAAACGAAGTATTGAAACTCACCATTGAAAGCCGCTTAGAGGATAAAGAGGCAATTCCGTTACCTACTCCATTAAATGATCTACAGCTTGAACCTAACCAGCGGACAATCGTTGCTACGGCGATTTTGAATGAAAAGGTGACTTACGTAAAAAAGACATTAACTATCCCTAGCGATTTAAACGAAGATGCAGAAGTCGCTGGATTGAATTTCTCTCAGGTATTACAGCGTGCGCTCCGCGAGGAACTGAGTGGAAAGTAAACCGCCTGATGATGGCCAGAAGGGAACCGGCCGAAACCATTTTGCGCTACGGCGCAGGATGGTCGCGGGAACCCGCTACGAGCTGGCCGTACATGGCTGGCCTTCACATATATTGTTCTTTAAAAATTTTTTTATGATATATAACACTTCATCCATTAAATACCGTAATATTAGATATTATGGATTTAAAGGAGATGGATTGTTTTGAAAAAGCTTTCTTTAGTTACTGGCGTTCTTTTTTCTCTTATTGTATTAAGTGCCTGTACTAATGATACAACCGCAATCAAAGATGAAACCCCCGCTCAGGCGAAAGTCGAAGCTTCAAGTCCGACAGAAGAACCGGCTGCTCCTACAAAAGCACCGACACCAGAACCCACAGAGGCACCAGTTGAAGACATTTGGACTTACTACAATGACGCGACTTGGACGGATGATTTTAAAGGACTTGTATCCACAATTGAAAAAGTTGTTGTATCAGATCGCGCGCCACAAGAAAATGATCAAAATGATCTCACTGCATCTGCTGTAGGCATAAAAGTGAAACTTGAAAACACTACCGAAAAGTTGTTTTCTACGTATCCTGATCAAGCGGTGCTTGTAACTTCTACAGGTGAACAGATCGAATCACCGAGTATGTTTTTGTCAGAACATATAGGCGGAGATATTGATGAAGGTGTTATTAAAGAAGGGGATGTAATTTGGTACTTAAAGCGCGGGCACGCCGCAGATATCAAATGGATTAAACTGAAGTGGAGAGCAATGGAAGGCGATGGTATGGGTACGGATGATGAAATAAAAGAATACGAAGTAAAAATACAGCTTAAATAATGATGAACCCCGCCAGCATCAACCGGCGGGGCTTTTCATATTCCCAAACGCTTGCGAATTTACTCTTTTGTTCCCCCCGGCCTATTACTCAGCACCAGCTCAAACAGACCGGTTGCTGACAAACCGGCCAGCCCGCCGCCCCAGAGCCGCAGCGTCAGGTCAAGGTCACTAAACGGATACGCTGCCCAGCCGATCAGCAGGCCGATGATTAAGCCAATCCACGGCAGCAGGTTACGCGGTACGTTGACAGTGGTCTTCACGAGCTGGACCAACGCCAGCACGAATACAGAGATTAGAGTTGCAAACGCCAATACGTTATTTAGGACCTCCATTATTTAGCCCCCTTGGTGGTCAGCGTGACCGTCTTCGTTACGTTGTTCCAGTTCACCGATGCGCCTAGAGCCTTGCCAACTGCCGCCAGAGGTACATATACCCGACCCTCGATTAGCACGCTATCATCGCCTAACCGATTACCGTTGATTACGGTCGATGCCTTATCTACCTTCATGTCCTTTTCCTCCTCATTAAGCTTAAGATTAATAAGCGCCTTGAACTGCACCCAGCCTGTCCATTTTCCGCCATCGTACATCAGACGCGGGCAAATTTTACCCGACCAATCGTAATGCCGCCGGAGCCGATCCACACCCCAGCCGCGTTCTTTGAGCATTCCCGCCACCAACATAACCGCATTTTCCAGCGTCTGCGCGTAGTTGCCGCTCTCACAGATTTCAATTCCGATGCTTGTCCGGTTGCCGGACTTGCTTCCGCTGCCGTCTCCAGAATGCCAACCAGACTCATTAAGAGGCAGACACTCTACCGCCTCCCGCTCATCCACAACAATGTGATACGACGCCTGCCGGACATTAAACGGATTCGTTAGCCATGAGCGCTCCCCTGCGGCGTTGCTGGACTCGTTTCCCGTGTTGTGTATGGTAAGCGTGGTGGCGCTCATGACATACCCTGGACGGCGCTTGTGTGGCGTGTTGCGCGGTATGTGATCCTTACGGTAGATCATTTTATTTTCCTCCTAAAAAGATGTATCCGATTATGACGAAGATCGTCCCGCCAAGCACGTATTTAAGCAGATCCATCCAGAATTTACGTTCGGTTTGATTATCCTTACCCGACTGCTGCAGCAGCATGAAAATCCGGTTCTCCAGTTGATCAAACTTCCCCATGATTGCGTTAAACTGGACCTTCATTTCGATTGTGGATTCTTTGATCTGCTTGATGTTCTCTTCATGACGATGGTCGCTCTCCTCCAGTAGCCTCAGCTTTGTATTCGCGGTGACATTCTCAGCAGATAGCCGGGTAAACTCCGCAGCCAGCCCTTGCAATTGTTGCTCAACCTCCTCCAGCCTTTGCATCGGCATCACATCTCCGCTCCCTCCTCTGATTTGTTCTCCCCCGTCTGACATTCTGACTGCTCCCCCTCTGTCTCTAATGGTAGTAAAAAAGCCCCCGGGGATCCGAGGGCAAAATAAAAACGCCTCAATGGGCGCTGATGAAATATTTATTTCTCCATTTCACTAGGAGTGGTCATATTCTGTTTCACCTCCCCTCACATACATTCACATACATCAGGCTGCCGAATTAAAATTGGTTGACAAGATAAGTTGTATAGAGGGGACTCATAGATGTTACTATGTGAGAAGCCCCAGCGCTGTTGTATACTGTCTGAGTATTGATGTCCAGCCCTAGTCCGTCTGCATTTTTAATTAGCATAGCTGTTGTATACCCTCCAGTTCCGGATGCGCCAAATCTACCGAATACGGCTATAGCAACATTGTTTGGGTCAGTATTACCGCTTCGTTGTAATGATACAATGTACATAGTATCTTGGACCATCTGCGCAGATGCTCCGGTTAAAGGAAGATTCCAAGGCTGCGTTGCGCCGGAAGCCATCATATAGATAAGACCTACCCACCTTCTCATGGCAGTGCCAGTTACGCCCATACGAGTGTAGCCGCGCAACATGAAGGTAGGGTCAAGAGACACTGTGCCCCAGACCTTACTGCCGTTGACATATGCTGACTTGTTGGAGGCTATGTCTGCAGCAGTGGCCGTAGCATCATTTGTTGCAGCACCTGGCACGCCCAGTACGTTTCGTCCGGCCATAATATTTGCACTTGTGAGAGAACCATCAGATACTATAAATAAGGTGTCCTGATCGATGAAGCCAGTATTGAAGTTCCAGGGCTGTACAGCAAGATTCCCACCAGACGCTGAGGCCACGACTGCTGCGACTTCTAGGCCGCTGAAATCTTCTAGTGTGCCTGCCTGCATTTCTGTACTTCCACTACTAAAGAAAGTATCGTTCACCAATACATGTTCAGGGACGGCATTTGTGCCATTTAAGTCTACACCACCTCCTTCACCCTGTAATTGAAAAGCCGCACCATCGTACACGACCGTGTACACTCCGTTCTGTAAGAGCTTCGGCAAGCTAGCATCGGGTTTAGTGATGTACTTAGCACCTAAGCCACCAGGGTTAAGCGTAGGTGTAGTAAATGCGGAGCTGGCGACATGTGCTTTAAAGGTAAGACGTAAGCCAGCCGTGAGCGCAGTACCTGTAGCGACAGTTATGGCATAGGCAGAAGAGCTGCCTGTTGAAGTAGGTAAGCTTGCCAGGTTAGTGGCCTGCACTTTGTCGGCGGCGGACATCAGCCCATTGGCTGATGTAGTAGCTACAGAGGTACTAGCCTTAGCGTTCCAGGCTGCTTTCTCTGCATCAGTGGTAAATCTGTTGGACGAGTCCTGAACAATGATTGAAGGTGGATGGGTAGCAGGGTGCGTATACGCATTGGCCCCTGCGGCTACTCCGTCGAGTTTGGACTTATCAGCAGCAGACATGAGACCTGCCGCAGAAGCAGTAGCCGCAGTAGTAGATGCCTTGCCATTCCATGCCGTACGCTCCGTAGCGGTAATATGCTTCGTAGTATCGGCGGTGTGATCCTGCGCAGCCTTAACAGCAGTGTCCAAAATATCCATATTTCCGTTTAGATCGTTGATATCTACAATGTCCGTTCCTTCGGGTTTCTTCAGCCCTAAATTTCCTGTGGTCTTCATGACTCTCGCTCCCTTCTCCGCATTAAAAGCCCCCGGGGATCCGAGGGCAAAATAAAAACGCCCTCTATTCGGCGCTTTTAATCTCTGAGGCTTGTTCAGTTGTACTCCTTTGGCTAAATCTCGTAGCTCGGTACCGTGGCATTCTAAGGAATCTGAGTCACTTGGGAGAAAGTGTTACCGCCAAAATAGAGCTTACGAATTTTCTCCGGAATCTCTGTCAGTTATTGGGAAATATGTGTTAGTTGGACTCATCTGCCGCCTTTGCCGCCTGCGCCACCTCTTGGTCTTCTTGGGCCGCTCCATTCAGGAATCCGGCAAGTTGTTTAGCCTCTTCACCAAGGACAAACATCTGAGCCTGCACCTCCATTAGTCTCGCGGCTGCCTGTCTGCGTGTTATTGTCGCATTTTTTTGATTCATGTCGTTTTACCCCTCTCACAATCTAGTAATATTTTCATGCCCATTATACAAAATTATGGTTCTGTGAATCCCTATTGTAGTAAATTGCTGAAATTAGCCGACTGCCCCCGGGTTGCTTCCGTTCCATATTTCGACATCATCCACCAAAATGCGGTACAGCCGGACGCGCTTCCAGTACGCTATACCGCCGTTTACGCTGGCGTGTGCCCGTATGAAGTATGAACCGGAAGCGCCGATAATGTTAACGTTTAAGGTCCTGCGCGGCCCAAGGGTGCCGGTGTATGTCCGGTAATTGTATAAACCGCCACCACCCCACTGGTCCGTCGAGACAATGAAAATGGCATCACTTCGGATGTCCGCTGCCCCCTCCAAAGCAAAGTCAAAAGTAACCGTTGACTTTCCTGTAAGGTCAACCGCAACTGCCGTAACCGCAGCGCACTCCCCGCCGCCAGCTCCCGGGTTATAAGCATACAATTCCACATGGTCCGACTGTTTGGCGTAATACGAATTACTCCCGTAGGTTGCGCCCTGCAATACCCGGAACACAGAGGAATAGAACTGCCTCCATGTCCCGCCAACATTCACGAAAGCACTGTTAACGGATTTCCATACCCCGCCTACGTTTACGGAAGGTGTGGCGGCCTTCCAAGCGCCGCCCACGTTAATATTAAAAGGCATCGTCATTCCCTCCTTCAATCATGAGTATTGCAGCCAAATGTCGCCTTCAGAACCGCCAGAAGGCGCTGCCGTTGACTTGGTGACGTTTTTTGATGTGTATATTTCATTCCATTCCTGATATGCTCCCTGCCCTCCCAATTGCGGCGGGTTGCCCACACGAAACACCAAACGCGACGTGCTGTAGTGCGCCGCCAATTGCATGATGGTGTCGCCTCCGGCAGCCATCACGAACATTTGCCCATAGTCCATTGCTGACTTGCCTTGTGCGCTTGGGCTGTTGCTCATGTTTGCGCCCAAACGGAACAAGCCGCTTGTCGTCATTTCGTTAAAGTCGCTGCCGCTAAATGCTTGTTTCTTGACAAAAGAGTCGGCGTGAAGTCCGTCCAGCAAATCAGCGTTCAAGTTATCAACTAACGTCGTGCTTGTCACCGCTAACGGGGCTGATCCGGTGGAAGCCACGGAGACAAAGCGTGTAGCGTTGAGGAATCCCGAAGCGTCGCGGACTGCGGCCGTGTTTCCGCTCCCCCCGTTAGCGCTGGCGTGGAATCCATCTATCATGTCAGCGTTAAGATTGGCGACAAGAGTCGTAGAACTTATTACCATTGGGGCAGTGCCGTTTCCTGAGGTCGCTTGAAGTTGGTACGACTTGAATACGCCGCTATCACTGAATATATACGAAGTATTTACAGCTAATGATGGTGCCGTGCCATTCGCTGCCGTGGACGGCGTTAAAACCAATGTTTGATCCGCTGGCCTGTACATTATCCAGCTTTTATAACCCGCTAACTTGGCTATAAATCCGTTACTAGCTGTTGACGAAACTGTTTGGAAAGAAGGACTTGCCGTGGTCTGGACATCTTGGTTCATATTGTATCCGTCCACCATATCTGCATTCAGATTCGTCACCGCTGTGGTACTGGTGACACCAAACGGCGCTGTCCCTTGGGCTGCGTTAGAAATGAACCGGCGTACCGTTATGTCTTGGTTGGCATCTTGCGCCACAATGGAGTTAGCCGCACTTCCTGTGGAGGCGTGGAATCCGTCAACAGTGTCTGCATTACCTCCACTTGCCGGCAAGCTTGAAGGAATGTCGGATTTATTAGCCTTAGCATTCCATGCCGTACGCTCTGCTGCCGTAATGTGTCGGGTTGTATCGGCGGTATGGTCCTGCACGCTCTTAACGGCGGTGTCGAGAATATCCATATTTCCATTCAACTCATTGATGTCAACGATGTCCGTTCCTTCAGGCTTTTTCAGCCCGAGGTTGCCCGTTGTTTTCATTACCTTCACTCCTATCCATATACTCTTAGTTCGTTCCAGGTCTTGCTATTCGAACCGCTCCAGGTTAGTGATTGGAGTGAGGCCCAGAAGGTGTACGTATAGGCAAATTCATAGCCCAAGTGGGCCGGCTTAACCTCTTCAAGCAATTGAATGAGTCCAGCCATATTCGGTGGAATACCCAGCGTACCAATGAAACGAACAACAAACCGGTATTCGCCCGGAACCTCTTCAACCAGTACATCACCACCCGAGAACGTGGAAGCTATTCGCTGAATCATCTGCGGGGTGGTGGTGCCTATTCCGCGCAACTTGGCAGATATTAATTCCCTGCGTGTCGCCAGAGACTTCGCTGTGTCAACACTGAGACCCAATTCCTGCTCCCATCGTCCAAGGCTGTATGTTGCCGTTTCCACGGCATTCTGCGACCTGACTTCTTCTGCACGAATATTAAAAAAGGTGATCTCTTCAGACAAAATGTCAAGAAGCTGCCGGAGTTTCCCCGCTTTGTTGTACACATCGGGAAGCTGCTTGCTGATATCCGGAGCCAGTATTCCGCCGGGCTGATCCTCATCAGAAGTTCCAGAGTATAGCAAAGTACCATATTTGGATTCACTGTAGGCCACCTCTACACCCCCTTAAGCTGGTTCCAGGTAAGCGAACCTTTAGGCATAAAGTCCAAATATTGAAATACAGTTGCTGCCTCTGGGTGGCAGAAGAATATTTCACTAATACCTATTCTCCTATTTCCATTAGCATCTGCTTGGCCAACCGAACTATCATAGATAGTTATCCGAAACTGCGTAAAAACACCTTGAAAGTTGGGATATAGGGGAATGAGCAATTCCTTTGAAGGTAAATCATTAACACTTTGATCTTTCAGAACGCGCCAGCCCGCGTTATTATAGCTATCGTAACCCTCTATTTTATATTTGGAAGGATACCAATACCTACATGTCCAGCCAAAAACGCCGCCCGTCTGTGTGTGTACGGCAGGAAGACCAGAAATGGTAATGACTGTTGGTGTTGAAGCAGGCACACCCAGCGTTGTATATGATGGCTCCAGTCTTCCATTAAACAAAGAGGGCAAATCGAACAAAGCCACACCAGTCTGAGTAAGTGTAATTTCACTGCGCTTCCCTGCATTGAGCAATATATTATACTCGTGTCCCACCATAGTATTAGATGTTGAGGGAAAGATACCATATATCCCCCCATTAGTTATCTGAGGGTATCTCTCATCATGTGTATGTGCTGATGGAGCATAGGTAGAAGGCTTTCCCGCCACACCTGCCCACGGGACACTATCAGCTATCGCAGCAAAATCCACCTTACCGTCATTGTTCGTGTCATAAATGCTTTTGAGCATATCGCCCGATGTCTGCGCAGCGACCAGCAGCACATTACCCGCTGTGGAACCGATATACAGTTTGCTTGTGTCGGTGCAGTACCCCAGTTCTCCCACGGCCAGCGTGCCGATGGCGGATTCAAGGCCTCTCCGGATCTGTATTAACGCTTTTCTCGCCATATGACCCGCCCCCTAAAATGTTCCGCCGTCGATAGTGCTTACCATGAGCTGGTTGCCATTCGCAGCATCGTAGATAATGCTCGAACCGTCTATATTGGCCTCTATACCTGTCGCATTGACCAGGATGCCCTTGCCCGG is a window of Paenibacillus sp. FSL H3-0469 DNA encoding:
- a CDS encoding YolD-like family protein, with the translated sequence MTAIPKPSSKRKNDDRPKLDEFTQQEIAERLQEAKQTDKPLILLVYRQGAVQGTVEKLDGDKQLIHIRQGYNDTVKIPFRDILKVEDPAY
- a CDS encoding type II toxin-antitoxin system HicA family toxin — encoded protein: MGKQRTLRQVLKTLRKEGFAPSANHGHGGSHQRWIHKEDPTRYADVSSHSSGDVFAKGTLKSMERTSGVEF
- a CDS encoding helix-turn-helix transcriptional regulator codes for the protein MQRAEVLKRLIEETGLNTKAFSEKAGIPYTTLRSILMRGVGGASVDNVLKVCRALGITTEEMDRLANGSTEGDSASPMSELSEFEAFLNNPEHGLFFKDYLDAPDERKREMLTFWQFIKDQEKKKADS
- a CDS encoding type II toxin-antitoxin system HicB family antitoxin — protein: MKKSYTYPAVLNFTDNHIEVSFPDLEEALSQADNVEQAVRRANEVLKLTIESRLEDKEAIPLPTPLNDLQLEPNQRTIVATAILNEKVTYVKKTLTIPSDLNEDAEVAGLNFSQVLQRALREELSGK
- a CDS encoding sigma factor-like helix-turn-helix DNA-binding protein, translating into MSMIEQEDRILLHSDYGLRMLPEYQRSLKGVEQLYKGADADDKKVIAGMVSDCKYVIEWLSSGRRPGNKRGIERRAGYEREILLEPIRMQNFTGRFKAIPSEGISEDQRFQLEHVLGLLSRRERECYMLANGEGFSHVAIAGMLMISAGSVSEYIQRAQKKISSVMDEFGSLLR
- a CDS encoding putative phage tail protein — protein: MAYSESKYGTLLYSGTSDEDQPGGILAPDISKQLPDVYNKAGKLRQLLDILSEEITFFNIRAEEVRSQNAVETATYSLGRWEQELGLSVDTAKSLATRRELISAKLRGIGTTTPQMIQRIASTFSGGDVLVEEVPGEYRFVVRFIGTLGIPPNMAGLIQLLEEVKPAHLGYEFAYTYTFWASLQSLTWSGSNSKTWNELRVYG
- a CDS encoding ImmA/IrrE family metallo-endopeptidase, whose amino-acid sequence is MFIHYTKTHLEHFVENLYITHSILQPEDITIPKLSEELDVLVNYASITSRAYESSLGVRYILLDNRDSPMKQRFNFLHELCHILRHAGNQTVMPVPFIKAQEEDAEKFVFYATMPFFMLRTYSLSDEYSIAVQQISELFGVPIDMAKSRFDQILRREYEGEMWPKRRKEHQYAFYQAEEEWCQASDQPAVFAYYDPHSTLDGPDQLIVFLDQHTLSTGTEWRIPLEERFQEIELDVLRNLELAPAAKGDLICFDGQLTLQLHQLVHRYGSSKRNFVLQMRDVEQIFEADQSTVRRFL
- a CDS encoding type II toxin-antitoxin system HicB family antitoxin; the encoded protein is MKTHYVYPIVVERTESNLSMYFPDFPGTAITAVELIEGLGRAKEMLAFRAQELEEAGHPLPTPSEPDQIELEDESDKIVFVEVYMPPYRDAAANKAVTKNCTLPKWLRDAADDAGLNFSQVLQNGLKDALGIDKQGRF
- a CDS encoding N-acetylmuramoyl-L-alanine amidase → MIYRKDHIPRNTPHKRRPGYVMSATTLTIHNTGNESSNAAGERSWLTNPFNVRQASYHIVVDEREAVECLPLNESGWHSGDGSGSKSGNRTSIGIEICESGNYAQTLENAVMLVAGMLKERGWGVDRLRRHYDWSGKICPRLMYDGGKWTGWVQFKALINLKLNEEEKDMKVDKASTVINGNRLGDDSVLIEGRVYVPLAAVGKALGASVNWNNVTKTVTLTTKGAK
- a CDS encoding holin, whose protein sequence is MEVLNNVLAFATLISVFVLALVQLVKTTVNVPRNLLPWIGLIIGLLIGWAAYPFSDLDLTLRLWGGGLAGLSATGLFELVLSNRPGGTKE
- a CDS encoding type II toxin-antitoxin system HicA family toxin produces the protein MKSYSSREVLRILNKNGWYEVHSVGDHFQYKHPTIKGKVTITHPVKDVAIHILKDIEKKTGLKF